In the genome of Natronorubrum sediminis, one region contains:
- a CDS encoding heme ABC transporter ATP-binding protein, with translation MNPFTSGANSDSTDTHWEPLETEERDSLPFASSGRTPVSASIEIENCSLSFGDLSVLEDVSLTVDAGEFVGFIGPNGAGKTTLLRAISSALEPDSGTITVDGTDVHDASSRASSRLLSVVPQDTSLSFSFPVRDVVAMGRHPHRSRFSAPTDEDRLAVERALERTRTTELADRPIDEISGGQRQRVVLARAIAQETPVMLLDEPTASLDVNHQVETLELVRDLVDDGQTVCAAIHDLDLAARYCDRLVLLADGSVYRSGPPEDVLTGETLSAVFEASATVTQNPVTGTEQVTALPTTDGTADRLEATNSSGMDNDERANNGGRVDNDGGATNVTVHVLGTGQVSAGVVSRLETANRDFSVTVGPVTRGSTVADIARRHDLACLEIGPYESPSPAVHPTFEERVGTADVTVVTERVVESVGPGSRALLETVDAVADSVVIVTDSSGDDGRVNNPREADSRVSATREDDVSGSDYPASQTAPETFSSHQRVIAGTRETVLESIDAALEEHTNAVDSRRTAGSASSGSTSEDDSSPGASAESSSD, from the coding sequence ATGAATCCGTTTACTTCCGGCGCGAACTCGGATAGTACCGACACCCACTGGGAACCCCTCGAGACCGAGGAACGCGACTCGCTTCCATTCGCGAGTTCCGGACGGACACCAGTATCCGCGTCGATCGAGATCGAGAACTGTTCGCTCTCGTTCGGCGACCTCTCCGTTCTCGAGGACGTCTCGCTCACCGTCGACGCTGGTGAGTTCGTCGGCTTCATCGGCCCCAACGGAGCCGGGAAGACGACGCTCCTTCGAGCGATCAGTAGCGCACTCGAGCCGGATTCGGGGACGATCACGGTCGACGGAACCGACGTCCACGACGCCTCTTCGAGGGCCTCGAGTCGGTTGCTCTCGGTCGTTCCCCAGGATACGTCGCTCTCGTTTTCCTTCCCCGTCCGCGACGTCGTGGCCATGGGCCGTCACCCCCATCGCTCTCGCTTTAGCGCGCCCACGGACGAGGACCGGCTTGCGGTCGAACGAGCGCTCGAGCGAACGCGAACGACCGAGTTGGCTGATCGACCGATCGACGAGATTAGCGGCGGCCAGCGCCAACGTGTCGTCCTCGCGCGAGCGATCGCACAGGAGACGCCCGTTATGTTGCTCGACGAACCGACCGCGAGCCTCGACGTGAACCATCAGGTCGAGACGCTCGAGTTGGTTCGCGACCTCGTCGACGACGGCCAGACCGTCTGTGCGGCGATTCACGACCTCGATCTGGCCGCCCGCTACTGTGATCGTCTCGTCTTGCTCGCCGATGGCTCGGTCTACCGGAGTGGGCCGCCGGAGGACGTACTAACGGGTGAGACGCTCTCCGCGGTCTTCGAGGCGAGCGCAACGGTGACGCAGAATCCCGTTACGGGGACCGAACAGGTGACGGCACTACCGACTACCGACGGAACTGCGGACCGACTCGAGGCGACAAATTCGAGCGGAATGGACAACGATGAGAGAGCCAACAACGGCGGCAGAGTCGACAACGACGGTGGTGCCACGAACGTCACCGTCCACGTCCTCGGGACTGGACAGGTCAGTGCGGGCGTCGTCTCGCGACTCGAGACAGCGAATCGCGACTTCTCGGTAACCGTCGGTCCCGTGACCCGCGGGAGCACAGTCGCCGATATCGCGCGCCGACACGACCTCGCGTGTCTCGAGATCGGCCCCTACGAGTCGCCATCGCCGGCCGTACACCCGACGTTCGAGGAGCGAGTCGGAACTGCCGACGTCACGGTCGTCACCGAACGCGTCGTCGAATCGGTTGGGCCCGGGTCGCGCGCACTCCTCGAGACGGTCGATGCAGTCGCCGACTCGGTCGTGATCGTGACGGACTCGAGCGGAGACGACGGACGGGTCAACAACCCTCGGGAAGCCGACAGTCGAGTCAGTGCCACCCGTGAAGACGACGTATCTGGTAGCGACTATCCAGCGTCGCAAACGGCCCCCGAAACGTTCTCGAGTCACCAGCGAGTGATTGCTGGAACCCGAGAGACCGTTCTCGAGTCCATCGACGCCGCACTCGAGGAACACACGAACGCGGTCGACTCGCGTCGGACCGCCGGGTCCGCGAGTAGCGGATCGACTTCCGAAGACGATTCGAGTCCGGGCGCCTCGGCGGAGTCCTCGAGCGATTAG
- a CDS encoding Lrp/AsnC family transcriptional regulator, whose amino-acid sequence MDERDVRLLKAISELETGSPERLHEATGIPVSTIHYRLSNLREEGIITNDRYEIDLEELGLGVTVLVEVHADYQGSYEEFADRLLTVEGVTNVYFTMGKTDFIVLARLSASEMVERLIAEFEQIEGVDRTDSTFVISAIEERDALQSYELETLLEELAGE is encoded by the coding sequence ATGGACGAGCGCGACGTGCGACTGCTGAAGGCAATTTCGGAACTCGAGACCGGGAGCCCGGAACGACTCCACGAAGCCACTGGAATCCCGGTCTCCACGATTCACTATCGGTTGAGCAACCTTCGGGAGGAGGGAATCATCACGAACGATCGCTACGAGATCGACCTCGAGGAACTCGGTCTCGGCGTGACGGTCCTCGTCGAGGTTCACGCCGATTATCAGGGCTCCTACGAGGAGTTCGCCGACCGACTGCTGACCGTCGAGGGCGTCACGAACGTCTACTTCACGATGGGGAAAACCGACTTCATCGTCCTTGCTCGACTGAGCGCCAGCGAGATGGTCGAACGACTGATCGCGGAGTTCGAACAGATCGAAGGCGTCGACCGGACCGATTCGACGTTCGTGATTTCAGCCATCGAAGAGCGGGACGCACTCCAGAGTTACGAGCTAGAGACGTTGCTCGAGGAACTCGCCGGTGAGTGA
- a CDS encoding RNA methyltransferase translates to MSEELDDQSTVTHQTPPAVAVVDAQTPGNVGTIARGMKNFGFEDLLLVDPPALDRDGPAYGFAGHARDDILPNASEVTFDQLVENYHTIGCTAVTNEDDNSHIRFPFSTPGELADRLETIEGPTALVFGRERVGLTNEELAQIDEICSIPAAEEYPVLNLGQAATITLYELSSLTLAKGDTQLPDREQVRAPQETVDRVYDQWDALLTELNHPSEKHDKTMRMLRRIHGRADLTAREAHTLLGVLRRATDRPEKQ, encoded by the coding sequence ATGAGCGAGGAGTTAGACGACCAGTCCACGGTCACTCATCAAACACCGCCAGCAGTTGCCGTCGTCGATGCCCAGACGCCGGGGAACGTCGGGACGATTGCACGAGGCATGAAGAACTTCGGATTCGAAGACCTCCTCCTCGTCGACCCGCCAGCACTCGACCGTGACGGCCCAGCGTACGGATTCGCAGGACACGCTCGAGACGACATTCTTCCGAACGCGAGTGAAGTAACGTTCGACCAGCTCGTCGAAAACTATCACACCATCGGCTGTACGGCAGTGACGAACGAAGACGACAACAGTCACATCCGTTTTCCGTTCTCGACTCCTGGCGAACTCGCAGATCGCCTCGAGACCATCGAGGGACCAACTGCACTCGTCTTTGGCCGTGAGCGTGTCGGACTTACAAACGAGGAACTCGCCCAAATCGACGAAATTTGTTCCATTCCGGCTGCCGAAGAGTACCCCGTTCTCAATCTCGGCCAGGCGGCGACGATCACGCTCTACGAACTCAGCTCACTCACACTCGCGAAGGGAGACACACAGCTTCCCGACCGCGAGCAGGTCCGAGCGCCACAGGAGACGGTCGATCGAGTGTACGACCAGTGGGACGCGCTTCTCACGGAACTCAATCATCCATCCGAAAAACACGACAAAACGATGCGGATGCTTCGTCGGATCCACGGTCGGGCGGATCTGACAGCGCGAGAAGCACACACGCTCCTCGGCGTACTTCGCCGAGCAACTGACCGCCCCGAAAAGCAGTAA
- a CDS encoding DMT family transporter, with product MTHLLSRRSEYRELVLFSILALCWGSSFVAIEVGLEYVPPLLFAGFRYLVAGAIVFAYAVVATDRIRPRTRGEWLIVSIAGVFVIGLYHGLLYLGELYVSGAVAATVVSTAPILTVVFASLLLPNQRINGLSVIGFVLGLVGVILVVRPSPASLHGDMTYGAILVLGAAITFALGSVLVRPIESALPIETLQAWAMLIGAGVLFAWAGVRGESMAGVELTTTALLSYAYLTIISGVFAFLLYFELLEQSGPTQVNLVGYAEPAVAIVVSWLVLGSIVDSITIVGLLTILVGFLVIKRNAIRSALVSARSGKPNRGLPETHVETTAKTRVEASTETHAKARTDGGVIPESDSSELPNER from the coding sequence ATGACTCATCTACTCTCCCGCCGATCTGAGTACCGAGAACTGGTGCTCTTTTCGATACTCGCACTCTGCTGGGGAAGTTCGTTCGTCGCAATCGAAGTCGGCCTCGAGTACGTTCCACCGTTGTTATTCGCCGGCTTTCGCTACCTCGTCGCGGGCGCGATCGTCTTCGCCTATGCGGTGGTCGCAACCGACCGAATACGCCCACGGACTCGCGGTGAGTGGCTCATCGTCTCCATCGCGGGCGTCTTCGTGATCGGTCTCTACCACGGGCTCTTGTACCTCGGTGAGCTCTACGTCTCGGGAGCAGTCGCCGCAACGGTCGTCAGTACGGCCCCGATTCTGACGGTTGTCTTCGCCAGTCTCCTGTTGCCGAATCAGCGAATTAACGGACTCAGCGTTATCGGGTTCGTCCTCGGACTGGTGGGTGTAATCCTCGTCGTTCGACCGTCTCCGGCATCGCTCCACGGCGACATGACCTACGGGGCGATACTCGTCCTCGGTGCTGCGATTACCTTCGCGCTCGGGAGCGTCCTCGTCCGACCGATCGAGTCCGCACTTCCGATCGAAACGCTCCAGGCGTGGGCGATGCTCATCGGTGCCGGCGTCCTGTTCGCCTGGGCGGGCGTTCGCGGTGAGTCGATGGCTGGCGTCGAATTGACGACGACAGCGTTGCTCTCGTACGCGTACCTGACGATTATCTCCGGCGTCTTCGCGTTCTTGCTCTACTTCGAGTTGCTCGAGCAAAGCGGACCAACGCAGGTCAACCTCGTGGGCTACGCCGAACCTGCCGTCGCGATCGTCGTCAGTTGGTTGGTACTCGGCTCGATCGTCGACTCGATTACGATCGTCGGACTGCTCACGATCCTTGTGGGCTTTCTCGTCATCAAGCGAAACGCGATCCGCTCCGCCCTGGTGTCGGCGCGTTCGGGCAAGCCAAATCGGGGACTTCCTGAGACGCACGTCGAAACCACTGCCAAAACTCGTGTCGAAGCTAGCACCGAAACCCACGCTAAAGCCAGAACAGATGGTGGAGTCATCCCCGAATCCGACTCGAGTGAGTTACCCAACGAGCGCTAA
- the gatE gene encoding Glu-tRNA(Gln) amidotransferase subunit GatE → MSEYDYDELGLVAGLEIHQQLETATKLFCQCPTELREPEESSRTFTRYLHPTRSELGEIDEAALEESKVDREFEYLAYDSTCLVEEDDEPPHELDAEALETVLEIAQLMDMRPVDQANVMRKLVVDGSNTSGFQRSTLIATGGGIETSEGSVGIEDLLLEEESAQRVEETDDGVRYSLDRLGIPLVEIGTKPDIASPEQALEAAERIGMLLRSTGKVKRGLGTIRQDVNVSIAEGARVEIKGVQSLDDIDDIVRNEVGRQAELVGIREELEEREAAVGEEQDVSEVFEGTDSGVIAGALSSGGSVMAVPLYGFDGIVGREIAPDRRLGTELSDHAKRHGAGGIFHTDELPAYGVTEDEVDALRDAVGAGPEDAVAIVAADTDVAKAAIEAAAERATTALEGVPEETRGANDDGTTRYLRPLPGAARMYPETDVPPVEPDPSEVPEPELLTEKVERYQDEHDLGAGLAEQVAYGRRMPLFEDVVADNIDPTLAATTLESTLTELRRDDVPVENLERGHLEAVLSMAEEGDLPNEGVPDLLSELAREPDQTAEAAAEAAGLGGVDETEVREAVVEVVERNESQVADEGMQAFSGLMGECMGALRGKADGDLVSELLREEIQKRT, encoded by the coding sequence ATGAGCGAGTACGATTACGACGAGCTCGGACTCGTCGCCGGGCTGGAGATCCACCAGCAACTCGAGACGGCGACGAAGCTGTTCTGTCAGTGTCCGACCGAGCTTCGCGAGCCCGAGGAGTCGTCGCGGACGTTCACGCGCTATCTCCACCCGACGCGCAGCGAACTGGGCGAGATCGATGAAGCCGCCTTAGAAGAGAGCAAGGTCGACCGCGAGTTCGAGTACCTCGCGTACGACTCGACGTGTCTGGTCGAAGAGGACGACGAGCCACCACACGAACTGGATGCAGAGGCTCTCGAGACGGTCCTCGAGATCGCCCAGCTAATGGACATGCGCCCGGTCGATCAGGCGAACGTCATGCGAAAGCTCGTCGTCGACGGCTCGAACACGTCAGGTTTCCAGCGCTCGACGTTGATCGCAACTGGCGGCGGGATCGAGACCAGCGAGGGCAGCGTCGGCATCGAAGACCTCCTCCTCGAGGAAGAGAGCGCCCAGCGCGTCGAGGAGACCGACGACGGCGTCCGCTACAGCCTAGATCGGCTGGGGATTCCGCTCGTCGAGATTGGCACGAAGCCCGACATCGCCTCTCCCGAACAGGCGCTCGAGGCTGCCGAACGAATCGGCATGCTGCTTCGTTCGACGGGCAAGGTAAAACGCGGGCTCGGAACCATCCGTCAGGACGTGAACGTCTCTATCGCGGAGGGGGCCCGCGTCGAGATCAAGGGCGTCCAGAGTCTGGACGACATCGACGACATCGTCCGCAACGAGGTCGGTCGACAGGCCGAACTCGTCGGCATTCGCGAGGAACTCGAGGAACGCGAGGCTGCCGTCGGCGAGGAACAGGACGTCAGCGAGGTTTTCGAGGGAACCGACAGCGGCGTCATCGCCGGTGCACTCAGTAGCGGTGGATCGGTGATGGCCGTCCCGCTCTACGGTTTCGACGGGATCGTCGGCCGTGAGATCGCTCCCGATCGTCGGCTCGGAACCGAACTCTCCGACCACGCCAAGCGCCACGGCGCCGGCGGAATCTTCCACACGGACGAACTCCCGGCATACGGCGTGACCGAGGACGAAGTCGACGCGCTTCGCGACGCCGTCGGGGCCGGTCCCGAAGACGCCGTCGCGATCGTCGCTGCTGACACCGACGTCGCCAAAGCCGCAATCGAGGCCGCCGCCGAACGCGCCACGACCGCCCTCGAGGGCGTCCCCGAGGAGACCCGCGGCGCGAACGACGACGGGACGACCCGTTACCTGCGCCCACTTCCCGGTGCCGCGCGGATGTACCCCGAGACGGACGTGCCACCCGTCGAACCGGACCCGAGCGAGGTTCCAGAGCCGGAACTCCTGACCGAGAAGGTCGAACGGTATCAAGACGAGCACGACCTCGGTGCCGGACTGGCCGAACAGGTCGCCTACGGCAGACGGATGCCACTCTTCGAGGACGTAGTCGCCGACAACATCGATCCGACGCTCGCCGCGACCACCCTCGAGTCGACGCTCACCGAACTCAGACGAGACGACGTGCCGGTCGAGAACCTCGAACGCGGGCATCTCGAGGCCGTGCTCTCGATGGCCGAAGAGGGCGACCTCCCTAACGAAGGAGTGCCGGATCTACTCTCCGAACTGGCTCGAGAGCCAGACCAAACCGCCGAAGCGGCGGCTGAAGCGGCGGGACTCGGCGGCGTCGACGAAACGGAGGTTCGGGAAGCCGTCGTCGAGGTCGTCGAACGCAACGAGTCACAGGTCGCAGACGAAGGAATGCAGGCGTTCTCCGGACTCATGGGCGAGTGTATGGGCGCGCTGCGAGGGAAGGCCGACGGCGACCTCGTGAGCGAGTTGCTGCGTGAAGAGATTCAAAAACGGACGTAG